From the genome of Muricauda sp. SCSIO 64092, one region includes:
- the groES gene encoding co-chaperone GroES: MAKVNIKPLADRVLIEPMEAETKTASGIIIPDTAKEKPQKGKVVAVGPGTKDEDMTVSVGDSVLYGKYSGTDLKLDGVDYLIMRQSDILAIV, translated from the coding sequence GTAAATATTAAACCATTGGCAGATAGGGTCTTAATTGAACCCATGGAAGCCGAAACCAAAACAGCTTCTGGCATCATCATTCCAGATACGGCAAAAGAAAAGCCCCAAAAAGGAAAAGTTGTTGCAGTGGGACCTGGCACCAAGGATGAGGACATGACTGTTAGTGTTGGTGATTCTGTCCTTTACGGAAAATATTCCGGTACCGATCTTAAATTGGACGGTGTAGATTATTTGATAATGAGGCAGAGCGA